From a single Calothrix sp. NIES-2098 genomic region:
- a CDS encoding CMP/dCMP deaminase zinc-binding protein, whose product MDEFMQAAIQEAKQGRQEGGIPIGSVLVKDGKILGRGHNKRVQDGDPVTHAEIDCLRNAGRVGNYRGTTLYSTLMPCYLCAGAVVQFGIKKVIAGESRTFPGAKEFMISHGVEVIDLGLDECEQMMSEFIETNPELWNEDIGK is encoded by the coding sequence ATGGATGAATTTATGCAAGCTGCAATTCAAGAAGCAAAACAAGGTAGACAAGAAGGTGGAATTCCTATTGGTTCAGTTCTTGTCAAGGATGGCAAAATTCTCGGCAGAGGACACAACAAGCGCGTACAAGATGGCGATCCTGTCACCCACGCTGAAATTGATTGTCTGCGCAATGCTGGGAGAGTAGGTAATTACAGAGGTACAACACTCTATTCAACCTTAATGCCGTGCTATTTATGTGCTGGCGCAGTTGTGCAATTTGGCATTAAAAAAGTCATCGCCGGAGAATCTAGAACTTTTCCTGGTGCTAAAGAATTTATGATATCTCACGGCGTAGAAGTAATCGATCTCGGTCTTGATGAATGCGAACAAATGATGAGTGAGTTTATTGAAACTAATCCCGAACTGTGGAATGAGGATATTGGGAAGTAG
- a CDS encoding ribokinase, translating to MSIIVFGSINIDLVATVPRLPIPGETLLGYNFVQVPGGKGANQAVALARLQVPTYMVGRVGTDSFASELLYNLENSGVDSSNVSIDDRVSSGVALIAVDDRGENQIIIIPGANGRVNEEDIERLSDLLPNSTALLLQFEIPIAAVVAAAKAAHEAGVKVILDPAPAQSHMPDELYPLVDIITPNEVEAGQLVGFPVSNEESAKAAAAILLQQGVKCAIVKLGAKGVFCATAEESFFVPTFPIQVVDTVAAGDAFNGGLAAALYTGLPLHQAVVWGAAAGALAATKPGAQTSLPDRLTFDAFLKERGV from the coding sequence ATGAGTATTATTGTTTTTGGCAGCATCAATATAGATTTAGTAGCCACAGTCCCCCGATTGCCAATTCCAGGAGAAACTCTATTAGGATATAACTTTGTGCAAGTTCCTGGGGGAAAAGGCGCAAATCAAGCTGTTGCATTGGCACGGTTACAAGTTCCTACTTATATGGTTGGGCGCGTAGGTACAGATAGTTTTGCCTCAGAATTACTCTACAATTTGGAAAATTCTGGTGTAGATAGTAGCAATGTTTCTATTGATGATCGTGTCAGTTCGGGAGTAGCGCTGATTGCAGTTGATGATAGAGGTGAAAATCAAATTATTATTATTCCTGGCGCGAATGGGCGTGTAAATGAAGAAGATATAGAGCGATTGTCTGATTTATTACCAAATAGCACCGCCTTACTTTTACAATTTGAAATTCCAATTGCTGCTGTTGTAGCGGCGGCGAAAGCAGCACATGAAGCAGGGGTAAAAGTGATTCTCGATCCTGCACCTGCACAATCTCATATGCCTGATGAGCTTTATCCCTTAGTAGATATCATTACACCAAATGAAGTGGAAGCGGGGCAATTGGTGGGTTTTCCAGTAAGTAACGAAGAGTCAGCAAAAGCAGCAGCGGCGATTTTATTGCAACAGGGTGTGAAATGTGCGATCGTCAAACTTGGTGCTAAGGGCGTTTTCTGCGCCACTGCTGAGGAAAGTTTCTTTGTACCAACGTTTCCCATTCAGGTAGTTGACACCGTTGCTGCTGGTGATGCTTTTAATGGCGGTTTAGCAGCAGCACTATACACAGGACTTCCTTTGCACCAAGCGGTTGTTTGGGGTGCAGCTGCGGGTGCTTTAGCTGCAACAAAACCAGGGGCGCAAACCTCTTTACCTGATAGGCTAACGTTTGATGCGTTCCTTAAGGAGAGAGGTGTTTAG